One Formosa agariphila KMM 3901 genomic window, TTCTGCTTGTATGGCTTCGGCCTTATTTCTTATATTAAGTACTTCGCTTATACGATCGTATTTAGCGTCTTGTAACTTAAGTTTAGCTAGTTTTAAATCGCCACGTTCTTTTCTTAAAAATAGGGGCATACTAAAATTTACATATGCTTTATAATTAGAAGTATTAAAAGAGTTTAATTGGTCTACATCCTGAGTTAAGAAATTATATTGTAAATCTAGTTTAGGTAATAACTTTGTTTGTTTGTAAAATTTATCAATATCTAACTGTCCTATTTTAGCATCTAAACTCATTATTTTTGGGTGAAAATCGAGTAATTCATCATTGTTTTCTATGTCTTCTAAAAGCAAAGATGCTTTAAGGTTTTCTAGTGTAGGAACCTCTGGTAAAATACCAACTTGAACTTCCATAGGAATATCGTTTACCCATAAATAATTACTTAGTTCTAGACTCGTTTTTTTAGTCTGTAATTTGGCGGCTTCTAATCCTAATAATCGATTTTGATAAATAATTTTAGCTTCTGTTATATCTATTTGAGCTAAATCTCCTGCATTAGCGCTTTTTTCTACTGCAGATAAACGCACTTTAGCATTTTCTAAGAAGTCTTGATAAATTTGTAATTCGTTGCTCGCTTCTAACCAATTAAAATAGGCTTTACTTGCTGCAAATAGTACATTGTTAATTAAAAGGTCTCGTTCTGCTTGAGATTGTTCTTTAAAATATTTTGCCTTTTTTAAAGTAGCCATACGGTCATCTATTAAAAGCCCTTGAGCTAATGAAAAAGAAACACCGGCACTGTATAATCCATCTTCTGGAACGGTTAAACTTGGATCTAGATAATATCCTGAATTGTTTTCGTAATTCGCTTTAAATTCTATTCCATACCAGGTAGGAACTTTAAAGGTTGAATAAAAGATATCGTAATATTCGGTGCCTTTAAATGTCTTTCTACTATAATCTACTTCAATTTTTGGATCAAATCCTCCGCGAGCTTTTAAGAGATTCGCTTCTCCAGAACTCAATGTAAGTTCTGCTTGCTTCATTATAGGATGATATTTTTTTACATATCCTAAATACTCTTCAAAAGATAAGGTTTGAGAAGGGATTTCATTTTGCCCCATTACAGACAAACAAAAAACACTTTGAAGTATTAAAAAAATTAATCGTATTCTCATTTTTTACTGTCTTTGGAATTTTTTGCTTGGTCGGGTTGATAATAGTTAGGAGGGAACCCATTAAGGTTTCTCCACAATTCAAACCAAATAGGAACATCTTCTAAAAGCGCAAAAGTGTATGCTCCCGAACCGATACTCACTTTTTCTGGCCACGGAAATTCTTCTGTTAAAGGTGCAATGAGGACTCTAAATTTTCCATTAGGACTTATAAAAGATTCTATAGCTACAACCTTACCAGCAAAAGTTCCATAAGACGTATTGGGCCAACCACTAAAAAAGATAGATGGCCAGCCATCAAATTGAATTCTAACTTCATCATCAATATGTAGTAGAGGTAGATCAATAGGATTTATATACGTTTCTACTGCAAGCTGATAATTTGCTGGCATAATCCCAACAATTTGTTCGCCCTCCTTAAATGTTTCTCCAATACCACCTTTAATGGCTTTAGTAATATAACCGTCTTGAGGCGCTTTTATATAATATAAATCACTTCGCATTTGGTAATTTGTAGACTGATTCTCTAATTTAGAGACTTGTGCTTCGGCGTCGTATTGATTGGTTTCTGCGGTGTATTTATCACTATTAGCTTTTGCAATTTTATCGGCGTATTCGGCAGAAATTCTATTAATTTCAATACGAGCGTTTATAATATTGTTTTCGCTTGTTAGTAATTTATTCTCGGCAGATATAAGTTTGGCTTGCGATTCTTGAAGTTTAACGCGTTTTTCCTCTACATCTGTAACAGATTTTAAACCTTCGCTTTGTAATGTTTTGGTCCGATTAAATTGTCCTTCGGTAATAATATAGTTGTTTTTAATGGCTTCTAAATCCATACTATCGCTTACAACCTTAAATCGCGATTGTTCTAATTTATTTTTGGCTTGAGAGAGTTTTAAACGTTCCTCATTTTTTAATGCGGCAATTTGTCGATCTAAAGCATTTATTTTTTCTTTATACGATAGTACCGATTTGCTTTTTGCTTCTCTTTGAGTATTGGTTCGTGCTACCAAATTTGGATCTTGATATTCATTTTTAATTTCGGAAATATGTAATAGAGTATCTCCTTTTTTCACGAATTGTCCTTCAGAAACATGCCAATGTTCTATACGTCCTGGAATAGGAGATTGAATGGTTTGTGGACGTTGATCCGGAGTTAGTGTTGTAACAAATCCTCTACCACTAACATTTTGTGTCCATGGTAAGAACATGGCAATTAAAATAATAATCGAGAATATGATTAATAGTTTATTGAAAACTTTATTTGTCTTGGAAGTAAAAGCTTTTTTATATGCGCTAAACTTCTTCAAAGAGACTTCTTTATTAAGCTGATTTTTGGAAATATTTAGCATTATATATTCGATTTGTTTATAATTTGTCCGTTTGAAATTTCGATGGTTTTATTGCAATATGTCCACCAATGAATATTTTGGCTAGAAACAACTAATGCCCAAGGTCTGTCTTTACCTGTTAAATATTTAATTAAACGTTCGGCTTCATCATTTTCAAAATACTCTAGAGGATCTTTTAATAACAATAATTTAGGCTGATGTACTATTGCTCTAGCTAATAAAATACGTTTAGATACCGTAAACGGAATTTGACTACCTTCAGGATCTAAAACGGTTCCAATACCATTAGGTTGTCTTTTAATAAAAGGTAATAATCCAGTGTTTTTTAAAACTTCGTGTAAATACTCTTGAGAAACATCGGTTCTACCAAAAGTTATATTTTCTAGAATGGTACCTTCAAAAGGTAATTGAGATGGTAACACTTGCCCAACACAAGCTCTATATTTATTTGGACAAATACCAACCATAGACACATCGTTCACATAAAAAGCGCCATAGGTCGAGGTTAATAAGCCAGAGAGAATTTTTAGCAATGTTGTTTTTCCTGATCCCGATTGTCCTGCTAAAAGTATGCGGTCACTCTGATTAATATCGATAGAAATCTGACTTAAAACTTTATAGTTTTCAGGGTCGCGATATGTTAGTTTATCTAATTCGATATGTAAATCGCGGGCGGTTCTAAATGGATCTTCGCCAGTTTGAGGTTCTAATTCTTTATCGACTACTTGTCCTATTTTTTCTAAAGATGTAAGTACGTCGTAAAACGATTCTAAACCATGTATTAATTTTTCAACAGATGTAATTACCAATAAAATAATAATTTCTGCAGCTACAAACTGACCAATGTTCATTTGCTGATTAATAACAAGTAATCCACCAATACTTAATAAACCTGCAGTAACCAAAACTTTAAATCCTACTAATTGTAGAAACTGAACGACTAAAATTTTAAAATGGTCTTCACGGGCATCTAAATATTTAGAGGTTAAATAATCATTTCTATCCATTGCTAAAGATGTCTTTCCAGACAATTTAAAACTAGATAGCGAACGTGATATTTCTTGAATCCAATGTGCAACTTTATATTTGTTTTTAGATTCTAGTAAGCTTGTTTCTAAACCTTTTTCGGCAGTAAATCTAAACACGATATAAATAAGTAAGACTAAAAGTAGTCCGTATAAGATGAAAAAAGAATGATAAAAACTTAGTAGAATAAGACCAAATACAATTTGAAGAGCAGCTGCAGGAAAGTCTAATAGAATTTTAGAAAGCCCTTTTTGAATCATTAAGATATCGAAAAAACGATTGGCTAACTCTGGCGGGTAGGTGTTATATAACTCTTTCATTTTTATTTTAGGAAACCTATAGGCAAATTCAAAAGACGCTCTTGTGAATATTTTTTGCTGAATAGATTCTAAAATTCGCATTTGCATAAGTTGTAATAAACCTTGAAAAGCAACACCTAATGTAACAACTACAACTAACACAATCCATGAAGAAGACACTTGAGCACCTTGAATTAAATTTATAATGGCTTGTATTCCTAAAGGCAATGTTAAAGCTACAATTCCGGCAAAAATGGCGTAGTAAAAGATTTGCCGGATATCTTTTTTTTCTAGCTTTAAGAGATTAACAAAACGTTTCCAGGGAGTTAATGTTTTTTTCATATAACGTGTTTCATTTTTTTAAATGTAATACTCAAACTAGAGTTGTATTCGATATCTTTTTTGTGAAAAGTGCAATATATAAACCTTTGTAATTATTATTGGCATATAAGTTCTAGAAAAGAAATTGGACGTGTTAGCGTACATTTTATAGGTGTAGACAAAGAATACTTCAATATTAATGTTTGTTTAGAATTTTAATCTTGAAATTTAAAATTTTAATTACTAACGACATTGTCAAAAAATGTTAAGGATATTATAAATACGATATGAATATTATTTTATGTTTTTAATTATTAATTTAATAAAAAAAGATCGCCCTAGAGCGATCCTTTTCATGTAAGTATGTTATTGTTAATAATGCCTATTCGTTAGAATTCATTAAGGCAAAGAATTTATTGATATTTGGTAATATAACAATACGTGTTCTTCTATTTTTAGAACGGTTCTCGCTAGAATCGTTTTCTGCAATTGGGTGGTAACTACTACGTCCAGCAGCAATCATTTTTTCAGGTGCTACACCGTAATCGTCTTGTAATTTACGTACTACAGAAGTAGCTCGCATTACACTTAAATCCCAGTTATCTTTAATCGCTCCAGTGTTTATGCTTCTAGAATCTGTATGTCCTTCAACCATAACTTCAATACTTGGTTCAGAATTAATAACATCTGCTAATTTTTGAAGAATACCGTTTGCTTTACTGCTCACTCTATAACTTGCAGTATTGAATAACATTTTATCAGAAATTGAAATCATTACAACTGTTTCATTAATATCAATTGCAATATCTTCATCTTCATTTAAAGTGCTGTTATCTAACGATTTTTGTAAATTATAAGAAACGGCAAGATTCATAGAATCTTTAAGGGTTTTAGCTTCACTTAATTTAGTAGGATCCACATGTTTTAATGTTTCACGCATGCTCTTTTTAGTATCGTTAGAGATTACAGCAACATCGCCAACGGCAACAAGTTGCGCATCATTTTGTTCTGTTAAAGAGTTTATTTTTGAATTATAAGCATCAACTCGAGATTGAATTTCACTAAACTTAGCTTCTAATTCTTCCTTTTCAACTGTAGTTTTTGTTAGCTGACTCTTTATTTCTCCATTTTCGTGTTCAAGTGCTACATATTTCTTTTTTGAAACACAAGATGCCATTAGAAATAAAGTAATAACTCCGATTGAAATTCTTTTCATAATTATTTATTTTGGTTTAATATATCTACGATTTAAACGGGTTTATAGATTTTATAGCATAGGTGTTTTACAATATTCGTAGTATAAATATTTGATTTGATGTGAGATAAATCTTAAAAAATATTTAAATAACATCGATTAAATTACAGAATATGCGTTTAAAAACACTTTATACTAAAAAACCTGATTCAAAAGTATAGAAGACGTTTAGACCTGACGTGTCTATTAAAAAAAAATATTAACTCATTCACTAAACAAATGTTTTATCTACCGTGTATTTATTTCTAAATTTGGATTGAATTAAAAACAGTATAAAATCTTTATTTATAAATGAGGTCATTAAAAGGACAACGCGCATTAATAACAGGAGGGTGCAAAGGCATCGGAAAAGCTTTAGCGATAGCATTGGCTAAAGAAGGCGTACATATAGCACTTTTAGCAAATTCGACTAAAGAAATTGAAGAGGTTGCTGTAACTGTGCGAAAATTAGGCGTAGAAGTTATTACGGTAACTGCAGATGTGTCTTCTAAAGAAGATGTAGATATTGCAGCAAAAACAATTTTTTATCAATTTAAAACCATAGATATATTAATTAATAATGCGGGTATAGCAAAATTTGGTTCGTTTATGGCTATTGAGCCAGAAGAGTGGGAGCATATTATTAAAATAAACGTTATGGGTATTTACCATGTTACTCGAGCGTTCTTGCCAGATATGATTGCTAATAAATCTGGAGATATTGTAAATATTGCTTCTAAAGCCGGTCTTACAGGAAATGCAGCAACAAGTGCATATACTGCCTCTAAATTTGCGGTTTTAGGTCTAACAGAATCTTTAATGCAGGAAGTTGGTAAACATAATATTCGGGTGAGTGCATTAACACCAAATACAATACATAGGAATACTTCTGAAAATTTATCTTTTACAGATTTAAATAAAAGTGATCAACAAGAGGCTGAAGATTTTTCAGAACTTATTATAGCACAATTAAAATTAAATAGACGCATATTGATTAAAAAATCGAGTATTTGGTCGGCTAATTCCTAGCGCGATAGCATACAAAAAGTTAATCACTAAATTTTAATATTAGAAACACAGTTAGATTTTAGCTGTGTTTTTTTAGTTGTAAAATAAATAATAGAGATAGTTATATTCAGTTTCCAACTAAAATTAAAACTATATTTGCGCGCTTAAAGTTTATATAATGAACGAAAATAAAGAAGAACAAATCAAGGCATTAGATCAAGAACAAATTGATTTGTGTATTGCTATGTTAGAACAATTGGTAGATAACACCAATCAGTTGTTCGAACTTCCAGAGGAGAAACGCATTGCTTTAATGAAAGCAGCTGGGCAAATTACAAGACCCAATAGAGACGAGTTTCAAAAAAGACGTAAGGATGCAAAAAAAGCAGCTAAGCGTAAAATGATTGAGCGTGATAAGCATGCTCGTAAAGAAACAGGTATACGTTCTGCACGTGAAAATCCTGTTTTTGTGGCTCCTAAACTTATAGACTTAACTAAAAAAGAAGACAAAGATTTAGAGTTAGAATCACCAAGAAACTGTTACGTCTGTAAAAAAGTATATACAAAACTGCATCATTTTTACGACACTATGTGTACAGAATGTGGTGATTTTAATTATGCGAAGCGTTTCCAAACAGCCGATTTAAAAAATCAAGTAGCTGTAGTTACAGGGTCTCGATTAAAAATCGGCTATCATATTACTTTAATGTTGTTGCGTTCAGGTGCTACAGTAGTGGCCACAACACGTTTCCCTGCAGATTCTGCTTTACGATTTTCTAAAGAAAGCGATTTTACAGAATGGGGACATAGATTGCATATACATGGACTAGATTTAAGACATATTCCAAGTGTAGAAATCTTCTGTAATTATATTGAACAGAAATACGATAGATTAGATATTTTAATTAATAATGCAGCTCAGACTGTAAGACGACCTGCTGGGTTTTATAAACATTTAATGGCTAACGAAGAATTGCCAATAGAGCAATTACCAAAGTTTGCACAAGGTGTTTTAAAAGATCATGTCGATTGTATTACTGAATTAAAAACATTAATGCAAGCGGCTTCAGATAATAAAAATATGCCAGTGACTTGGCATGGACCAGAACCTGGTATCGGGTTGAGAGCTTCGGCTAAATTATCTCAAATTCCGTATAGTTTCGATAATTCGTTACAAGCGAGTGAAGTCTTTCCAGAAGGGGAGTTGGATGTCGATTTGCAACAGGTAGATTTACGTAAAACTAATAGTTGGCGCTTACGTTTAGGGGAAATTGAAACCACAGAAATGGTTGAAGTTCAATTAGTAAATGCTGTAGCACCGTTTGTATTGTGTAACCGATTAGCACCTATTATGCAAAAGGAAAACACAGGGCAAAAACATATTATTAACGTAACCGCTATGGAAGGAAAGTTTCACCGTTTCCATAAAGAAGACCGTCATCCGCATACTAATATGGCAAAAGCCGCTTTAAATATGATGACGCATACATCGTCTGCAACCTTGGCTAAAGATGGTATATATATGAATGCAGTGGACACCGGTTGGGTTACCGACGAAGATCCAGCTGAGTTATCTAAACGTAAAGTTGAAGAACACGATTTTCAGCCACCACTAGATATTGTAGATGGAGCAGCACGTGTTATGGATCCGTTAATAGATGGTATAAATTCAGGTAAACACTGGTGTGGAAAATTCTTAAAAGATTATTTTCCTATCGATTGGTAGATTTAAACACATATAATCAATATTAAAAGATAGTTAAATAGCTATCTTTTTTTTTGTACAATATATATTTAATCGTAATATTGCAATGAATAAATAATTAGATTATGGGAATTACTAAGTCAGAAATTTTTTCGGATAAACAAAACGACATTGCACGCATTGCTAAAGTGTTAGGGCATCCGGCAAGAATAAGTATTTTAGAATACTTAATAAAATCTACAAGTTGTATTTGTGGTGATTTAGTAGAAGAAATAGGGCTGGCACAACCTACAATTTCTCAGCATTTAAAAGAATTAAAAAATGCAGGTATAATAAAAGGCACTATAGAAGGAACTAGTGTATGTTACTGTATAGATACCGAAAAATGGAAGGCTATTCAGCAAACCATGAATTTGTTTTTTGACCAACATTTAGTCTCTGATAAAACAGATTGCTGTTAAAAAAATTTAAACTTAATCATCGTAATATTACAATTAATAAATTTTAATTATGACACTTTTAGAAATTAAAAACCATTTAGAAGCTTTAAATCAAATTGCTTTTCAATTGCCTAACGGAAATTTAGTTCCAAGTCATTTTCATGTGACTGAAGTAGGAAAAATAGATAAAAACTTTATAGACTGTGGCGGAACTGTGAGAACGGAATCTGTAGTGAATTTCCAATTATGGGAAGCCAATGATTACGACCACCGTTTACATCCAGAAAAATTAGTTTCAATTATAGAGTTGTCTCAACGCCTTTTAAAACTAGATGAAAATTTAGACATCGAAGTAGAATATCAGGACGAAACCATCCAAAAATATAATTTAGATATTAATAATGGTGTGTTTCAATTAACATCTAAATTCACAGATTGTTTGGCTAAAGATAACTGTGGTATACCTCAAGAAAAGCCGAAAAAAAACTTAAACCAATTAACTCAACCTGCTAATACATGCACTCCTAATTCTGGATGTTGTTAAAAATAAAGACTATGAATACTAAAATAGCCAATCAAATTAAAAGCTTTAACTTTTCGAATATTTCAGAAGAACGTAAGCAGGTATTGCAACCATTAATTGATTTTATTCAGGAGAAGCATTCAAAAAAGATAAAAATCAGATTAAATTTTATCTGTACACATAACTCAAGACGCAGTCACTTATCTCAAGTTTGGGCACAAACGGCAGCATTTTATTACAATTTTAAACATGTGTATTGCTATTCTGGAGGAACAGAAGCTACGGCTATGTTTCCGATGGTAGCCGAAACATTAGAAAACACTGGGTTCGATGTTTTAAAAATAACAGAGGGCGATAATCCTGTATATGCGATAAAATTCGATCATAATGAGCCACCAATAGTAGGGTTTTCTAAACGTTTTGATAATGCGTATAATCCAGAAACAAGATTTGTTGCAATCATGACGTGTTCTCAAGCAGATGAAGGTTGTCCGTTTATAGCTGGAGCCCAAGAACGTGTTGCAGTAACTTATGAAGACCCTAAAGCTTTTGATGGCACAGCTCAACAAGCTGAAAAATATAATGAGCGAAGTTTACAAATTGCAGAAGAAATGTTTTACGTGTTTTCTAAAATTAAGTAGTTATGGCAGCAATTAAAAAATTAAGTATTCTAGATAATTATCTAACTTTATGGATTTTCTTAGCCATGTTAATTGGAGTTGGTTTGGGGAACTTTTTTCCTGAAATTCCTGATGTTATAAATTCTTATAGTCAAGGCACAACAAATATTCCAATTGCGATTGGTCTTATTTTAATGATGTATCCGCCCTTAGCTAAAGTAAATTACGCGCTATTACCTAAAGTGTTTAAAGATGTTAAAGTATTGTCCATTTCATTAGTTCTAAACTGGATTATTGGACCATTTTTAATGTTTTTTTTAGCGATTACCTTCTTAAGAGATTATCCAGAATACATGGTAGGATTAATTTTAATTGGTCTAGCACGTTGTATTGCAATGGTATTAGTGTGGAATGATTTGGCAGATGGAAGTAGTGAATATGGCGCTGGTTTGGTGGCTTTAAACAGTATTTTTCAGGTGTTTGGATATAGTTTTTATGCTTGGATTTTTATTACGGTTCTACCTCCGTTTTTTGGATTTGAAGGCGCTATAGTCGATATTTCTATTGCAACTATTGCAGAAAGTGTTGCCATTTATTTAGGTATTCCATTTGTTCTAGGCTTTTTAAGTCGCTATTTTTTAGTAAAATTAAAAGGAGAAACATGGTACAACACCAAATTTATTCCTGCAATTTCTCCGTTAACACTTGTTGCTTTGTTGTTTACCATTATTGTTATGTTTTCATTAAAAGGGGAACTTATTGTTGAAATTCCAATGGATGTTGTAATCATTGCAGTGCCTTTATTAATTTACTTCACATTAATGTTTTTAATAGGGTTCTTTATTAGTAAAGCAGTAGGTGCTCCTTATGATAAAACTGCTGCTATTGCATTTACAGCAGCAGGGAATAACTTTGAATTAGCCATAGCAGTTGCTATTGCAGTATTCGGATTAAATTCTGGACAAGCATTTACTGGAGTTATAGGACCGCTAGTGGAAGTGCCCGCTTTAATTCTACTAGTTCGCGTGTCGTTCTGGTTACGAAAAAAGTATTTTAGTAGTGAAAATAGAGTGAAAATAAATTCTTAAGTCATTTAGATATTCACCAAATTAATTTAAATAAAAGTGTTTAAGTGAAGTAAAAGAAACTTCAAGCTGTGGTTAGAGATTGTTCTTTAACCAAATTACATAGTAAATAGTGTTCTGCCAAAAGGAAGGTTCTTATCGCTTTCTTTTGGCAGAATTTGTTTATAGTAGTTTTTGTTTTAGTATTATAATTAAAATACAATTTAAAAGAATTGTTTTTCAGTATGTTACAATCTTGTTTGTAATAATATTTAAAATGATGTACTGATTATAACTGTTAGTACAGCAATCTGAGTTAGCGATATGAGTTTATAAAAAGGATTATTATACTGAATTTGAAGTCGGTTTTACGTGTTTTAAGAAGTTTTAGAGATAAATATGTACTTTGTCTAGCGTTTAAGTGTTGGCTCTGTAAGAATCGCTATTTTTGGATTGACTTAGGTTTTAATACAATTATTAAAAACATAGTTCCTGATTTCGTTGCATTAAATGATATTCTAAGTGGTATACCCAATTTTGTATAAATTAAAAAAGCGACTTCCTTAGAAATCGCTTTTTTAATTATATGATAGAATGGATCGGTTTATTCTTCTTCCTCTTCGTCACTTAAAAGTATTTCTCCCTTGGCAGGTTTAACAGCTTTTAAAACAAAGTATCCTATTAATCCCGCAATAGATGATCCAATTAAAATTCCCACTTTGGCAGAATCTTGGTAAAGTAAGCTTCCGTGAAACGCTAAGTTAGACACGAAAATAGACATTGTAAAACCAACACCAGCTAAAAATCCTGTTCCTAAAATATGTTGAAATCTCACTTTATTAGGAAAAGCAGCCACACCTATTTTGACAGCTAAATAAGAGAAGGCAACGACACCAACACATTTACCAATAATTAAGGCTATCGCAATATGAGATGCTAAATCAAAATCTAAATTATCTGAAGCTCCAAACACAATACCTGCGTTAGATAGGGCGAAAATTGGCATTATGAAATAAGCCACCCAACCATGGAATATATGTTCTAAATGTTGTAATGGTGATTGTACACGACTTGTCCAAGCTTGTAAATCATCTATCAAGTTAATTTGAGTATGTGTTAGAATTGGACTATCGCTAGTTCTTTTCTTAAGTAATCGATTGGTAATCGACTCTAGTTGAATCATATCAATAGATAATTCAGACTTACGTTGTATAGGAATAGTTAAGGCTATTAAGATTCCAGCAATTGTAGGGTGAATACCTGATTTTAAGAATAAGAACCAAATAACAATAGCAAGTGTAAAGTATATTATTTTGTGGTAAAAGCCTTTCCAACCTAAGAAAAATAAGATTCCTAATGGTATAAAAGAATATAAAATTAAGGCCCAATCGATATTGTTACTGTAAAATACGGCAATCGCTAATACGGCTACCAAATCATCTACAATGGCAAATGCTGTTAAAAAGATTTTTAAAGCTAAAGGCACACGTTTTCCTAACAATTGTATAATGGCAAGAGAAAAGGCGATATCTGTAGCCATTGGGATTCCCCAACCTGCAAATGTTTCTGGATTAGTATTTAAAGCTAAATATATTCCAATAGGTACAAAAACACCACCTAAAGCAGCGAAAATAGGTAACGATGCTTTTTTTAAACTGTTTAATTCTCCAATTAAAATTTCACGTTTAATTTCTAAACCTATTAAAAAGAAGAAAATCACCATTAAACCGTCATTAATCCAATGCAGTAGGTTTTTAGAAATGGAGAATTCACCAACTTCAAATCCCAATTCATAATTCCAAAGATTTACGTAAGAATCTGAAAACGGTGAATTAGCCCAGAGTAGGGCAATAACAGCAGCAGAAAAGAGAAGGATTCCTCCAAAACTCTCTACCTGCACAAATTTTGTAATAGGTCTAACAAAGTAGTGTTCTAGTTTTTGTTTCATAGTTATTTTAAATAAAATGTATATAAAAGAAAAGAGTCTATAGCCATCAAAATTTGATAACTATAGACTCTTATTAAATTCGGTGTTTTAACCATTATCCAGCTTTAGGTAAATCCTTCACCTTTAAAACATTTGAAGGAATTTTTTGCCCTTCATCTATCTCGTGTAATGCAACTTTATCTTCATTATCAGATAAAATTGAAGTTACGTGGTTTATTGAATTTTCAATTTTGTATTCTTTTCGAAATCCTATCAAAGATACATTAATATTTTTGTCAATACAACCATAATTAACAAAGTCTTTTATCAACTGTAACACATCATGATCTATGTATACTGTGTTTGAGGCGTCTATAACTATAGAGCTGTTTTCTGGTAAGTGTGCAAACGTTTGTTTAATTGCAGCTTTATTCAAAAAAGAAACCTCTTGTGCAAGCTCCATTTGTATGGTCTTTTGCTCGGTATGTTGTTCTCTTCTAAAGAAATATGCTAATTTTAAATTCCCTCTTAAAATGAAGAAGATACTTACAGCCATACCAATACCAACACCTTTTAATAAATCTGTAAATACAACAGCGATTACTGTTACAACAAAAGGAATGAATTGGAATTTTTTACTGTTTTCCCACATATGAACAAATACTTTTGGACTTGCTAATTTAAAACCAACAGCAATTAAAACAGCTGCTAAACAGGCTAATGGAATTTTGTTTAAAAACGTTGGAATGGCTAACACAGCAACTAGTAAAAATACCCCATGAGAAATTGCCGATAATTTAGTACGTCCACCAGAGTTTACGTTTGCAGATGATCTAACAATTACAGAAGTCATAGGTAATCCACCAATCATACTACTTATAATGTTTCCAATTCCTTGTGCTTTTAATTCTGTATTCGTGTTAGAAAAGCGTTTTAAAGGGTCTAATTTATCTGCTGCTTCAATACATAATAGCGTTTCTATACTCGCAACAGCTGCAATAGTTAAAGCTGTTATCCAAACATTGATATTTCCAATTTGAGA contains:
- a CDS encoding TolC family protein, producing the protein MRIRLIFLILQSVFCLSVMGQNEIPSQTLSFEEYLGYVKKYHPIMKQAELTLSSGEANLLKARGGFDPKIEVDYSRKTFKGTEYYDIFYSTFKVPTWYGIEFKANYENNSGYYLDPSLTVPEDGLYSAGVSFSLAQGLLIDDRMATLKKAKYFKEQSQAERDLLINNVLFAASKAYFNWLEASNELQIYQDFLENAKVRLSAVEKSANAGDLAQIDITEAKIIYQNRLLGLEAAKLQTKKTSLELSNYLWVNDIPMEVQVGILPEVPTLENLKASLLLEDIENNDELLDFHPKIMSLDAKIGQLDIDKFYKQTKLLPKLDLQYNFLTQDVDQLNSFNTSNYKAYVNFSMPLFLRKERGDLKLAKLKLQDAKYDRISEVLNIRNKAEAIQAEISSLSTQNELIKNMVSDYEIMVQAEERKFTLGDSSLFLINSREQKLIDAQLKENNLATKQFIAIAKLYNSLGLSI
- a CDS encoding HlyD family secretion protein, translated to MLNISKNQLNKEVSLKKFSAYKKAFTSKTNKVFNKLLIIFSIIILIAMFLPWTQNVSGRGFVTTLTPDQRPQTIQSPIPGRIEHWHVSEGQFVKKGDTLLHISEIKNEYQDPNLVARTNTQREAKSKSVLSYKEKINALDRQIAALKNEERLKLSQAKNKLEQSRFKVVSDSMDLEAIKNNYIITEGQFNRTKTLQSEGLKSVTDVEEKRVKLQESQAKLISAENKLLTSENNIINARIEINRISAEYADKIAKANSDKYTAETNQYDAEAQVSKLENQSTNYQMRSDLYYIKAPQDGYITKAIKGGIGETFKEGEQIVGIMPANYQLAVETYINPIDLPLLHIDDEVRIQFDGWPSIFFSGWPNTSYGTFAGKVVAIESFISPNGKFRVLIAPLTEEFPWPEKVSIGSGAYTFALLEDVPIWFELWRNLNGFPPNYYQPDQAKNSKDSKK
- a CDS encoding peptidase domain-containing ABC transporter, producing MKKTLTPWKRFVNLLKLEKKDIRQIFYYAIFAGIVALTLPLGIQAIINLIQGAQVSSSWIVLVVVVTLGVAFQGLLQLMQMRILESIQQKIFTRASFEFAYRFPKIKMKELYNTYPPELANRFFDILMIQKGLSKILLDFPAAALQIVFGLILLSFYHSFFILYGLLLVLLIYIVFRFTAEKGLETSLLESKNKYKVAHWIQEISRSLSSFKLSGKTSLAMDRNDYLTSKYLDAREDHFKILVVQFLQLVGFKVLVTAGLLSIGGLLVINQQMNIGQFVAAEIIILLVITSVEKLIHGLESFYDVLTSLEKIGQVVDKELEPQTGEDPFRTARDLHIELDKLTYRDPENYKVLSQISIDINQSDRILLAGQSGSGKTTLLKILSGLLTSTYGAFYVNDVSMVGICPNKYRACVGQVLPSQLPFEGTILENITFGRTDVSQEYLHEVLKNTGLLPFIKRQPNGIGTVLDPEGSQIPFTVSKRILLARAIVHQPKLLLLKDPLEYFENDEAERLIKYLTGKDRPWALVVSSQNIHWWTYCNKTIEISNGQIINKSNI
- a CDS encoding OmpA/MotB family protein is translated as MKRISIGVITLFLMASCVSKKKYVALEHENGEIKSQLTKTTVEKEELEAKFSEIQSRVDAYNSKINSLTEQNDAQLVAVGDVAVISNDTKKSMRETLKHVDPTKLSEAKTLKDSMNLAVSYNLQKSLDNSTLNEDEDIAIDINETVVMISISDKMLFNTASYRVSSKANGILQKLADVINSEPSIEVMVEGHTDSRSINTGAIKDNWDLSVMRATSVVRKLQDDYGVAPEKMIAAGRSSYHPIAENDSSENRSKNRRTRIVILPNINKFFALMNSNE
- a CDS encoding 3-ketoacyl-ACP reductase, whose translation is MRSLKGQRALITGGCKGIGKALAIALAKEGVHIALLANSTKEIEEVAVTVRKLGVEVITVTADVSSKEDVDIAAKTIFYQFKTIDILINNAGIAKFGSFMAIEPEEWEHIIKINVMGIYHVTRAFLPDMIANKSGDIVNIASKAGLTGNAATSAYTASKFAVLGLTESLMQEVGKHNIRVSALTPNTIHRNTSENLSFTDLNKSDQQEAEDFSELIIAQLKLNRRILIKKSSIWSANS